Part of the Deinococcus metalli genome, CATCGCCACTTCAACCGGAAGGTCAAACACAAGTGCCAGGTCAGGTCGCCGCTGCAGCGTAGCGAAGGCAGTCATCCGATCGATGAGGTCAATGGGAAGGTCACGGCCATACCCCTGATAGGCCACCGTACCGTACTCTCCACGGTCTGAAAGCACGACGTGCCCCTCACGTAGTGCGGGGAGAATGACCTCGTCGAAGGTCTGGGCGCGATCGGCCTCAAACAGAAAGGCCTCAGTTCTGTGCAAAGGAACGTGTCCCTCGCTTTTCTCGGTCAGCAGGGGGCGAAGGCGCTCACCCAGCGGCGTTCCACCCGGCTCTCGCGTCCGCACCACGCCGATCCCGCCCCCAGACAACCACTGCTCGGCACGTCCAATCGCGCTCGACTTGCCACTGCCTCCGATGCCTTCGAACGTCACTAACACGCCCTCTGGTTTGCGATCCACACGCCAACGATACGCTCCCGCTGCTAACGCTGCAGGCAAGAATGTCATGCTCGTCCACCCAACGTCGCCAAACACTCCGGGCATTGGCGAGGGCGTGCGGACGCTGGGCTGGGAGCTCGACGACCATTCCTCAGGATGCCCGCTGGTTCCTGGCCGGGCATGTGCGCTGGGGTCTTCCCTAAGGCCCTACGAAGAGTGGCTGTCGTCACTCGGGGGTTCTGATCCCTGTGCGTCTTGCAATTGATCCTTGAGCTTCCTGGGCCGCAGGAAGGGAATGCCGGCGCTGAGCCGCTCATCTGTCAGCGGGCCCAGAACCGCCGTGGACCCCTCCGCCCTGGCCAGGACCCGCAGGCGCCGCGCCTCCTCTTCGGGCGACCGCAGTTCCGGATGGAGAATCTTCAAGAACCCCTCTTCACTGATCACAATGGTCCGCATCGCACCCTCCTGGACCATGAGTTTATCCGCTCAGCATTATAAGAACTGCGCATGATGGCGCCAGTACTCGTCGAAAACAGGTGTATATGTACCATAGACTTTTCAAGGCCAGAACTGTACGAAATATGCGCTTCCACTACATGAACCATGCACCCGTCATAAGCAGTCCCTGTTGAAATCCGGCTCTCGTCACGTATGCTGCCAATCATGGCTTACACCACATTGAGTGAACAGGTTAGGAAGCTCGCCAACGCGCAACGCAGCGACGCCTTCGTCAAGGAATTCCGCGCGGCCGTTCGGGATGGCACCTTCGACGCCGCAGATTTGCCTCAGCGCTTCACGCTGCCCAAAGCCTTTACCCGCCGCGGTCACACCGACACGTACTCCCGGGATGTCCGGGACATGGTCCTCGAAGCCACGCCCGAATTCGAGCAGTGGTTCGCAGATATGAACACCCAGCTGACCCCAGCGCGCCGGGGCGGCACGATCAAACCCACGTACGAGAACATCGAAGCAGGCCTGGTGGACTTCAAGGCCCTGGCCGCGAGCACCCGCGAGAAGTTGCAG contains:
- the tmk gene encoding dTMP kinase, translated to MDRKPEGVLVTFEGIGGSGKSSAIGRAEQWLSGGGIGVVRTREPGGTPLGERLRPLLTEKSEGHVPLHRTEAFLFEADRAQTFDEVILPALREGHVVLSDRGEYGTVAYQGYGRDLPIDLIDRMTAFATLQRRPDLALVFDLPVEVAMARRHRTPTTDRFDHERLAFQERARQGYLFAARRDGVRARVVNASRAADEVFDEVKYHIVDVLRSCNYQSQMTEQLL